The stretch of DNA TCCGGTCCAAGCCTGTAACGGGTTCGCCTCACCGATGCAAGTTAAGGGCGCGTAAGGAGGACCGCAGCCTAGCCGGAGCGGGTCACCCGGCCGCCCTGCACATGGGCCGGCAGGGGCTCCGGGTCGCCGCGCGAGCCGGTTGGCCGGCGGGCGTGGCGGCCGGTGGTCAGCAGGCGGTCGTACATGACGATGGCGCCGGCCACCCCGACGTTGACGCAGAAGCGCATGGGGATGCGCACCAGGTGGTCGGCTCGCGCCAGCAGTTCCGGCGACAGCTCGCCCTTTTCCGGGCCCAGCACGTAGGCCGCCGCCTGGGGATGGCGGAAGCTGGGGAGCTCGACGGCCTCCTCGGTGAACTCGATGCCGACCAGGGCGCAGCCCTTGGGCAGGGCGAGCTGGTCGACGCTGTCGTAGGTGTAGAGCGGCAGGTGCTTGGCCGCGTCGGAGGTATCGCTCAGCTTCACCTCGCGGGCGTTGAAGGCCGGCGCGATGGAGAAGAAGAAGCTGGCGCCGAAGGCATGGGCCGAGCGCAGCAGGTTGCCCAGGTTCATCGGCTTGCT from Pseudomonadota bacterium encodes:
- a CDS encoding RNA methyltransferase, which encodes MRGYFAIGVEGISKPMNLGNLLRSAHAFGASFFFSIAPAFNAREVKLSDTSDAAKHLPLYTYDSVDQLALPKGCALVGIEFTEEAVELPSFRHPQAAAYVLGPEKGELSPELLARADHLVRIPMRFCVNVGVAGAIVMYDRLLTTGRHARRPTGSRGDPEPLPAHVQGGRVTRSG